A single region of the Oxyura jamaicensis isolate SHBP4307 breed ruddy duck chromosome 6, BPBGC_Ojam_1.0, whole genome shotgun sequence genome encodes:
- the PRLHR gene encoding prolactin-releasing peptide receptor codes for MMNSDNLTSRSFLSAIHSNASNLFSGLQFVQSFKPLIIPCYSLVVFIGVIGNYLLIYVICKTKKMHNVTNFLVGNLAFSDMLMCATCVPLTLAYAFEPRGWVYGRFMCYFVFLMQPVTVFVSVFTLTVIAVDRYYAMVHPFRRRLTIPICAYILAAIWLLSCTLAAPALVHTYHAEFPELDFSICEEFWFHMKRDRLAYAYSTLIITYVLPLAVISLSYLRISVKLKNRVVPGNVTQGQAEWDRARRRKTFRLLVLVVAAFGVCWLPLHIFNMIKDIDISLIDKQYFNFIQLLCHWFAMMSACTNAFLYAWLHDSFRGELKKMFAWRKKKIGPTTNCIMASVVL; via the coding sequence ATGATGAATTCGGACAATTTAACCTCCCGAAGCTTCCTCTCTGCAATTCATAGCAATGCCAGCAATTTATTCTCAGGGCTCCAGTTTGTTCAGTCCTTCAAGCCACTCATCATTCCCTGCTACTCCCTAGTGGTTTTTATCGGTGTCATTGGGAATTATCTTCTCATTTATGTCatctgcaaaaccaaaaaaatgcaCAATGTGACCAACTTTCTGGTGGGCAATCTGGCTTTCTCCGACATGCTCATGTGTGCAACCTGCGTGCCCCTGACACTCGCATATGCCTTTGAGCCCAGAGGCTGGGTGTACGGGCGTTTCATGTGCTACTTCGTTTTCCTGATGCAGCCTGTCACCGTGTTTGTGTCTGTCTTCACCTTGACTGTCATCGCTGTGGATAGGTATTATGCTATGGTACACCCCTTCCGGAGGAGGCTCACCATCCCTATTTGTGCTTACATCCTGGCTGCCATTTGGCTGCTGAGCTGCACCttggctgccccagccctggtccACACTTACCACGCAGAATTCCCAGAGCTGGACTTCTCCATCTGCGAGGAGTTTTGGTTCCACATGAAAAGAGACCGCTTGGCTTACGCCTACAGCACTCTCATCATCACCTACGTGCTGCCCTTGGCCGTCATCTCCCTGTCCTACCTGAGGATCTCAGTCAAGCTGAAAAACCGTGTGGTCCCAGGCAACGTCACCCAGGGCCAGGCTGAGTGGGACCGagcaaggaggagaaagacTTTTCGCTTGCTTGTCTTAGTGGTGGCAGCCTTTGGAGTCTGCTGGCTGCCTCTGCACATCTTCAACATGATCAAGGACATAGATATCAGCTTAATTGACAAGCAGTACTTCAATTTCATCCAGCTGCTGTGCCACTGGTTTGCAATGATGTCTGCTTGTACCAATGCCTTCCTCTACGCCTGGCTCCATGACAGCTTCAGGGGggagctgaagaaaatgtttgcctggagaaagaagaaaattggaCCCACAACAAACTGCATTATGGCCAGCGTGGTGCTGTGA